Proteins co-encoded in one Gossypium arboreum isolate Shixiya-1 chromosome 11, ASM2569848v2, whole genome shotgun sequence genomic window:
- the LOC108474042 gene encoding histidine kinase 2-like isoform X1 produces the protein MSMNGKLSGSNCRLSANFRLKKAKETMHGPNSFRKWKRNLLFLWLLGFVSTGIIWFLLSFNSVALGSNKKTADSCEEKARILLQHFNVSKNQFLALASFFYESDQIAFLECGKHSGLEKPWSDDVTCALKVLCPEKQDSRMQQVQIVKTMELKDQCPVQVENIHSEHDLSLLDHHTYVPQKSVSSISWEHHSGGKNILQGSAFGGQPKDNFKNLSFCMGKGCWLLLVGVLLSCKIPGFCLKLRWKQKNEPAPLQPATQQLQLLLQQKQQQQQDQSPPKGAGKWRKKLLTVFVLLGILTSIWLFWHLNQKIILRREHTLANMCDERARMLQDQFNVSMNHVHALAILVSTFHHGKHPSAIDQKTFGEYTERTAFERPLTSGVAYALKVLHSEREQFEKQHGWTIKKMETEDQTLVQDCRTENLDPAPIKDEYAPVIFSQETVSHIVSIDMMSGQQDLENILRARATGKGVLTSPFKLLKSNHLGVVLTFAVYNKDLPPDATPEQRTEATVGYLGASYDVPSLVEKLLHQLASKQTIVVNVYDTTNASAPISMYGADIADTGLLHVSSLDFGDPLRKHEMHCRFKQKPPLPWMAINASVGVLVITLLVGHIFHAAICRIAKVENDCREMMELKARAEAADVAKSQFLATVSHEIRTPMNGVLGMLKMLMDTDLDAIQRDYAETAHASGKDLISLINEVLDQAKIESGRLELEDVPFDLRNLLDSILSLSSDKSNDKGIESAVYVSDRVPEVVVGDPGRFRQIITNLVGNSIKFTQDKGHIFVSVHLVDEMKGTSDVGDKVLQQGLNLVQDMSSKTYNTLSGFPVVDRWRSWENFKLLNGKDAKDDPEKIRLLVTVEDTGVGIRLDAQDQIFTPFVQADSSTSRHYGGTGIGLSISKHLVELMHGEIGFVSEPGVGSTFSFTGAFGKGEVSSLDSKWKQYDPVVSEFQGLGALIIDNRSIRAEVTKYHLRRLGISVDITSSLESACTYVSSIFTTSAFAQLAMILIDKDVWNQETVLQLRSLLEQHRQNCKLNVSTNLPKIFLLGTSMSPVERSKLKTSGFVDNVLMKPLRLSVLIACFQEALGNGTKGKVRRKKISTLGSLLREKRILVVDDNKVNRRVAEGALKKYGAIVTCVERGHDALNKLKPPHTFDACFMDLQMPEMDGFEATRQIRSAESEVNEKLASGEASIAMYGNVSHWHIPILAMTADVIQATYEKCLKCGMDDYVSKPFEEEQLYLAVAQFFESG, from the exons ATAGCATTTCTCGAATGTGGCAAACATTCAGGACTTGAAAAGCCATGGAGTGATGATGTTACTTGTGCTCTTAAAGTACTGTGTCCAGAGAAGCAAGACTCCAGAATGCAGCAGGTGCAGATCGTAAAAACTATGGAACTTAAGGATCAATGTCCAGTCCAAGTTGAAAATATTCACAGCGAGCATGACTTGTCGTTGCTGGATCACCATACTTATGTCCCACAAAAATCTGTTTCATCAATATCATGGGAGCATCATAGTGGTGGAAAG AACATCTTGCAAGGAAGTGCATTTGGAGGCCAACCAAAAGACAATTTCAAGAACTTGTCTTTCTGTATGGGGAAAGGATGTTGGTTGCTTCTTGTTGGAGTGCTACTGAGCTGTAAGATTCCAGGATTTTGTTTGAAGCTCAGGTGGAAACAAAAGAATGAGCCAGCTCCATTGCAACCTGCAACTCAGCAACTACAGCTGCTGTTGCAACagaagcagcagcagcagcaagaCCAGAGCCCTCCCAAAGGTGCTGGGAAGTGGAGAAAGAAACTCTTAACAGTTTTCGTACTTCTGGGGATCCTTACATCCATCTGGTTATTTTGGCATTTAAACCAAAAGATCATTCTGAGGAGAGAACACACACTTGCCAACATGTGTGATGAGAGAGCACGGATGTTGCAAGATCAGTTCAATGTTAGCATGAATCATGTTCATGCCTTGGCAATTCTTGTATCCACTTTTCACCATGGGAAGCATCCATCCGCCATTGATCAG AAAACATTTGGTGAGTATACCGAGAGAACAGCTTTTGAGAGGCCGCTTACCAGTGGTGTTGCTTATGCATTGAAAGTTCTTCACTCAGAGAGGGAGCAGTTTGAGAAGCAGCATGGATGGACAATAAAGAAAATGGAAACTGAGGATCAGACTTTAGTCCAAGATTGCCGGACTGAAAATTTGGACCCTGCACCCATTAAAGATGAATATGCACCAGTGATATTTTCACAAGAAACTGTGTCTCATATTGTCTCTATTGACATGATGTCTGGACAG CAAGACCTTGAGAACATCCTGCGAGCAAGGGCAACCGGAAAGGGTGTATTGACATCACCTTTTAAGCTATTAAAATCCAACCACCTTGGTGTTGTGCTCACATTTGCAGTTTATAACAAGGATTTGCCTCCAGATGCTACACCTGAGCAACGTACTGAAGCGACCGTGGG GTATCTGGGTGCATCTTATGATGTCCCCTCCCTGGTGGAGAAGCTTTTGCACCAACTTGCTAGCAAGCAAACGATTGTTGTCAATGTGTACGACACAACCAATGCATCTGCTCCAATCAGCATGTACGGTGCTGATATAGCCGATACTGGTTTACTGCATGTTAGCAGCCTTGATTTTGGCGACCCATTAAGGAAGCACGAGATGCACTGCAG GTTCAAGCAAAAACCTCCATTACCTTGGATGGCAATCAATGCATCTGTGGGAGTCTTAGTTATTACTTTGCTTGTTGGTCATATCTTCCATGCAGCTATATGTCGAATCGCAAAAGTGGAGAACGACTGCCGAGAGATGATGGAGCTCAAAGCTCGTGCTGAAGCTGCAGATGTAGCTAAATCTCAG TTTCTAGCTACTGTTTCCCATGAGATCCGAACTCCAATGAATGGTGTTTTAG GTATGCTGAAAATGTTGATGGACACTGATCTTGATGCGATCCAAAGGGACTACGCCGAGACTGCTCATGCTAGTGGTAAAGATCTTATATCGCTGATAAATGAAGTTCTTGATCAGGCTAAGATAGAATCAGGCAGGCTTGAACTTGAGGATGTGCCCTTTGATCTACGCAACCTTCTCGATAGCATTCTCTCACTCTCCTCTGACAAATCTAATGATAAAGGAATCGAG TCGGCGGTTTATGTATCTGATCGGGTTCCTGAAGTTGTTGTTGGTGACCCTGGGCGGTTTCGACAAATAATTACTAATCTTGTTGGAAACTCAATTAAG TTCACGCAGGATAAGGGACATATTTTTGTCTCGGTGCATCTGGTAGATGAAATGAAAGGCACATCCGATGTGGGGGACAAGGTGCTACAACAAGGCTTGAACTTAGTTCAGGACATGTCAAGCAAAACCTATAATACATTAAGTGGCTTTCCAGTGGTAGACAGATGGAGAAGCTGGGAGAATTTCAAATTGTTAAATGGAAAAGATGCAAAGGATGACCCTGAAAAGATTAGATTACTTGTAACAGTGGAGGACACAGGCGTCGGGATTCGTTTAGATGCACAAGATCAAATTTTCACTCCTTTTGTGCAAGCTGACAGTTCCACTTCACGACATTATGGTGGGACTGGAATAGGATTGAGCATCAGCAAacatctggtggaactcatgcATGGGGAGATTGGGTTTGTGAGTGAACCTGGCGTTGGCAGTACTTTCTCATTTACTGGAGCTTTTGGAAAAGGCGAAGTAAGTTCTCTTGATTCCAAATGGAAGCAATATGATCCAGTGGTTTCAGAGTTCCAAGGATTGGGAGCACTTATTATTGATAATAGAAGCATCCGCGCTGAGGTCACAAAATACCATCTTCGAAGACTGGGAATATCTGTTGATATAACTTCCAGTTTGGAGTCAGCATGCACCTACGTGTCAAGCATTTTCACCACAAG TGCATTTGCACAATTGGCCATGATTCTTATTGACAAAGATGTTTGGAATCAAGAAACAGTTCTTCAGCTACGATCTTTGCTCGAACAACATAGGCAAAATTGCAAACTAAATGTTTCAACAAACCTTCCGAAGATTTTTCTTTTGGGTACCTCCATGAGCCCTGTGGAGCGCTCCAAGCTTAAGACTTCTGGTTTTGTAGATAATGTGCTGATGAAACCTCTTCGGTTGAGTGTCTTAATTGCCTGTTTCCAAGAAGCCCTTGGAAATGGTACAAAGGGCAAAGTACGTAGAAAGAAAATCTCTACACTCGGGAGCTTACTTAGAGAAAAGCGGATTTTAGTCGTCGATGACAATAAGGTTAACAGAAGAGTGGCAGAAGGTGCTTTAAAGAAATATGGAGCAATTGTCACCTGTGTGGAAAGAGGCCACGATGCACTCAACAAGCTTAAGCCACCCCATACTTTCGATGCCTGCTTCATGGATCTCCAGATGCCAGAAATGGATGG GTTTGAAGCAACTAGGCAGATCCGCAGTGCAGAGAGTGAGGTGAATGAAAAACTTGCTTCTGGAGAAGCATCTATTGCGATGTACGGAAACGTGTCCCACTGGCACATTCCAATATTAGCTATGACAGCTGATGTGATCCAGGCTACATATGAAAAGTGCCTGAAATGTGGGATGGATGACTATGTATCGAAGCCTTTTGAGGAAGAGCAACTTTATTTGGCCGTTGCACAGTTTTTTGAGTCTGGCTGA
- the LOC108474042 gene encoding histidine kinase 2-like isoform X2: MHGPNSFRKWKRNLLFLWLLGFVSTGIIWFLLSFNSVALGSNKKTADSCEEKARILLQHFNVSKNQFLALASFFYESDQIAFLECGKHSGLEKPWSDDVTCALKVLCPEKQDSRMQQVQIVKTMELKDQCPVQVENIHSEHDLSLLDHHTYVPQKSVSSISWEHHSGGKNILQGSAFGGQPKDNFKNLSFCMGKGCWLLLVGVLLSCKIPGFCLKLRWKQKNEPAPLQPATQQLQLLLQQKQQQQQDQSPPKGAGKWRKKLLTVFVLLGILTSIWLFWHLNQKIILRREHTLANMCDERARMLQDQFNVSMNHVHALAILVSTFHHGKHPSAIDQKTFGEYTERTAFERPLTSGVAYALKVLHSEREQFEKQHGWTIKKMETEDQTLVQDCRTENLDPAPIKDEYAPVIFSQETVSHIVSIDMMSGQQDLENILRARATGKGVLTSPFKLLKSNHLGVVLTFAVYNKDLPPDATPEQRTEATVGYLGASYDVPSLVEKLLHQLASKQTIVVNVYDTTNASAPISMYGADIADTGLLHVSSLDFGDPLRKHEMHCRFKQKPPLPWMAINASVGVLVITLLVGHIFHAAICRIAKVENDCREMMELKARAEAADVAKSQFLATVSHEIRTPMNGVLGMLKMLMDTDLDAIQRDYAETAHASGKDLISLINEVLDQAKIESGRLELEDVPFDLRNLLDSILSLSSDKSNDKGIESAVYVSDRVPEVVVGDPGRFRQIITNLVGNSIKFTQDKGHIFVSVHLVDEMKGTSDVGDKVLQQGLNLVQDMSSKTYNTLSGFPVVDRWRSWENFKLLNGKDAKDDPEKIRLLVTVEDTGVGIRLDAQDQIFTPFVQADSSTSRHYGGTGIGLSISKHLVELMHGEIGFVSEPGVGSTFSFTGAFGKGEVSSLDSKWKQYDPVVSEFQGLGALIIDNRSIRAEVTKYHLRRLGISVDITSSLESACTYVSSIFTTSAFAQLAMILIDKDVWNQETVLQLRSLLEQHRQNCKLNVSTNLPKIFLLGTSMSPVERSKLKTSGFVDNVLMKPLRLSVLIACFQEALGNGTKGKVRRKKISTLGSLLREKRILVVDDNKVNRRVAEGALKKYGAIVTCVERGHDALNKLKPPHTFDACFMDLQMPEMDGFEATRQIRSAESEVNEKLASGEASIAMYGNVSHWHIPILAMTADVIQATYEKCLKCGMDDYVSKPFEEEQLYLAVAQFFESG; this comes from the exons ATAGCATTTCTCGAATGTGGCAAACATTCAGGACTTGAAAAGCCATGGAGTGATGATGTTACTTGTGCTCTTAAAGTACTGTGTCCAGAGAAGCAAGACTCCAGAATGCAGCAGGTGCAGATCGTAAAAACTATGGAACTTAAGGATCAATGTCCAGTCCAAGTTGAAAATATTCACAGCGAGCATGACTTGTCGTTGCTGGATCACCATACTTATGTCCCACAAAAATCTGTTTCATCAATATCATGGGAGCATCATAGTGGTGGAAAG AACATCTTGCAAGGAAGTGCATTTGGAGGCCAACCAAAAGACAATTTCAAGAACTTGTCTTTCTGTATGGGGAAAGGATGTTGGTTGCTTCTTGTTGGAGTGCTACTGAGCTGTAAGATTCCAGGATTTTGTTTGAAGCTCAGGTGGAAACAAAAGAATGAGCCAGCTCCATTGCAACCTGCAACTCAGCAACTACAGCTGCTGTTGCAACagaagcagcagcagcagcaagaCCAGAGCCCTCCCAAAGGTGCTGGGAAGTGGAGAAAGAAACTCTTAACAGTTTTCGTACTTCTGGGGATCCTTACATCCATCTGGTTATTTTGGCATTTAAACCAAAAGATCATTCTGAGGAGAGAACACACACTTGCCAACATGTGTGATGAGAGAGCACGGATGTTGCAAGATCAGTTCAATGTTAGCATGAATCATGTTCATGCCTTGGCAATTCTTGTATCCACTTTTCACCATGGGAAGCATCCATCCGCCATTGATCAG AAAACATTTGGTGAGTATACCGAGAGAACAGCTTTTGAGAGGCCGCTTACCAGTGGTGTTGCTTATGCATTGAAAGTTCTTCACTCAGAGAGGGAGCAGTTTGAGAAGCAGCATGGATGGACAATAAAGAAAATGGAAACTGAGGATCAGACTTTAGTCCAAGATTGCCGGACTGAAAATTTGGACCCTGCACCCATTAAAGATGAATATGCACCAGTGATATTTTCACAAGAAACTGTGTCTCATATTGTCTCTATTGACATGATGTCTGGACAG CAAGACCTTGAGAACATCCTGCGAGCAAGGGCAACCGGAAAGGGTGTATTGACATCACCTTTTAAGCTATTAAAATCCAACCACCTTGGTGTTGTGCTCACATTTGCAGTTTATAACAAGGATTTGCCTCCAGATGCTACACCTGAGCAACGTACTGAAGCGACCGTGGG GTATCTGGGTGCATCTTATGATGTCCCCTCCCTGGTGGAGAAGCTTTTGCACCAACTTGCTAGCAAGCAAACGATTGTTGTCAATGTGTACGACACAACCAATGCATCTGCTCCAATCAGCATGTACGGTGCTGATATAGCCGATACTGGTTTACTGCATGTTAGCAGCCTTGATTTTGGCGACCCATTAAGGAAGCACGAGATGCACTGCAG GTTCAAGCAAAAACCTCCATTACCTTGGATGGCAATCAATGCATCTGTGGGAGTCTTAGTTATTACTTTGCTTGTTGGTCATATCTTCCATGCAGCTATATGTCGAATCGCAAAAGTGGAGAACGACTGCCGAGAGATGATGGAGCTCAAAGCTCGTGCTGAAGCTGCAGATGTAGCTAAATCTCAG TTTCTAGCTACTGTTTCCCATGAGATCCGAACTCCAATGAATGGTGTTTTAG GTATGCTGAAAATGTTGATGGACACTGATCTTGATGCGATCCAAAGGGACTACGCCGAGACTGCTCATGCTAGTGGTAAAGATCTTATATCGCTGATAAATGAAGTTCTTGATCAGGCTAAGATAGAATCAGGCAGGCTTGAACTTGAGGATGTGCCCTTTGATCTACGCAACCTTCTCGATAGCATTCTCTCACTCTCCTCTGACAAATCTAATGATAAAGGAATCGAG TCGGCGGTTTATGTATCTGATCGGGTTCCTGAAGTTGTTGTTGGTGACCCTGGGCGGTTTCGACAAATAATTACTAATCTTGTTGGAAACTCAATTAAG TTCACGCAGGATAAGGGACATATTTTTGTCTCGGTGCATCTGGTAGATGAAATGAAAGGCACATCCGATGTGGGGGACAAGGTGCTACAACAAGGCTTGAACTTAGTTCAGGACATGTCAAGCAAAACCTATAATACATTAAGTGGCTTTCCAGTGGTAGACAGATGGAGAAGCTGGGAGAATTTCAAATTGTTAAATGGAAAAGATGCAAAGGATGACCCTGAAAAGATTAGATTACTTGTAACAGTGGAGGACACAGGCGTCGGGATTCGTTTAGATGCACAAGATCAAATTTTCACTCCTTTTGTGCAAGCTGACAGTTCCACTTCACGACATTATGGTGGGACTGGAATAGGATTGAGCATCAGCAAacatctggtggaactcatgcATGGGGAGATTGGGTTTGTGAGTGAACCTGGCGTTGGCAGTACTTTCTCATTTACTGGAGCTTTTGGAAAAGGCGAAGTAAGTTCTCTTGATTCCAAATGGAAGCAATATGATCCAGTGGTTTCAGAGTTCCAAGGATTGGGAGCACTTATTATTGATAATAGAAGCATCCGCGCTGAGGTCACAAAATACCATCTTCGAAGACTGGGAATATCTGTTGATATAACTTCCAGTTTGGAGTCAGCATGCACCTACGTGTCAAGCATTTTCACCACAAG TGCATTTGCACAATTGGCCATGATTCTTATTGACAAAGATGTTTGGAATCAAGAAACAGTTCTTCAGCTACGATCTTTGCTCGAACAACATAGGCAAAATTGCAAACTAAATGTTTCAACAAACCTTCCGAAGATTTTTCTTTTGGGTACCTCCATGAGCCCTGTGGAGCGCTCCAAGCTTAAGACTTCTGGTTTTGTAGATAATGTGCTGATGAAACCTCTTCGGTTGAGTGTCTTAATTGCCTGTTTCCAAGAAGCCCTTGGAAATGGTACAAAGGGCAAAGTACGTAGAAAGAAAATCTCTACACTCGGGAGCTTACTTAGAGAAAAGCGGATTTTAGTCGTCGATGACAATAAGGTTAACAGAAGAGTGGCAGAAGGTGCTTTAAAGAAATATGGAGCAATTGTCACCTGTGTGGAAAGAGGCCACGATGCACTCAACAAGCTTAAGCCACCCCATACTTTCGATGCCTGCTTCATGGATCTCCAGATGCCAGAAATGGATGG GTTTGAAGCAACTAGGCAGATCCGCAGTGCAGAGAGTGAGGTGAATGAAAAACTTGCTTCTGGAGAAGCATCTATTGCGATGTACGGAAACGTGTCCCACTGGCACATTCCAATATTAGCTATGACAGCTGATGTGATCCAGGCTACATATGAAAAGTGCCTGAAATGTGGGATGGATGACTATGTATCGAAGCCTTTTGAGGAAGAGCAACTTTATTTGGCCGTTGCACAGTTTTTTGAGTCTGGCTGA
- the LOC108474042 gene encoding histidine kinase 2-like isoform X3 produces the protein MQQVQIVKTMELKDQCPVQVENIHSEHDLSLLDHHTYVPQKSVSSISWEHHSGGKNILQGSAFGGQPKDNFKNLSFCMGKGCWLLLVGVLLSCKIPGFCLKLRWKQKNEPAPLQPATQQLQLLLQQKQQQQQDQSPPKGAGKWRKKLLTVFVLLGILTSIWLFWHLNQKIILRREHTLANMCDERARMLQDQFNVSMNHVHALAILVSTFHHGKHPSAIDQKTFGEYTERTAFERPLTSGVAYALKVLHSEREQFEKQHGWTIKKMETEDQTLVQDCRTENLDPAPIKDEYAPVIFSQETVSHIVSIDMMSGQQDLENILRARATGKGVLTSPFKLLKSNHLGVVLTFAVYNKDLPPDATPEQRTEATVGYLGASYDVPSLVEKLLHQLASKQTIVVNVYDTTNASAPISMYGADIADTGLLHVSSLDFGDPLRKHEMHCRFKQKPPLPWMAINASVGVLVITLLVGHIFHAAICRIAKVENDCREMMELKARAEAADVAKSQFLATVSHEIRTPMNGVLGMLKMLMDTDLDAIQRDYAETAHASGKDLISLINEVLDQAKIESGRLELEDVPFDLRNLLDSILSLSSDKSNDKGIESAVYVSDRVPEVVVGDPGRFRQIITNLVGNSIKFTQDKGHIFVSVHLVDEMKGTSDVGDKVLQQGLNLVQDMSSKTYNTLSGFPVVDRWRSWENFKLLNGKDAKDDPEKIRLLVTVEDTGVGIRLDAQDQIFTPFVQADSSTSRHYGGTGIGLSISKHLVELMHGEIGFVSEPGVGSTFSFTGAFGKGEVSSLDSKWKQYDPVVSEFQGLGALIIDNRSIRAEVTKYHLRRLGISVDITSSLESACTYVSSIFTTSAFAQLAMILIDKDVWNQETVLQLRSLLEQHRQNCKLNVSTNLPKIFLLGTSMSPVERSKLKTSGFVDNVLMKPLRLSVLIACFQEALGNGTKGKVRRKKISTLGSLLREKRILVVDDNKVNRRVAEGALKKYGAIVTCVERGHDALNKLKPPHTFDACFMDLQMPEMDGFEATRQIRSAESEVNEKLASGEASIAMYGNVSHWHIPILAMTADVIQATYEKCLKCGMDDYVSKPFEEEQLYLAVAQFFESG, from the exons ATGCAGCAGGTGCAGATCGTAAAAACTATGGAACTTAAGGATCAATGTCCAGTCCAAGTTGAAAATATTCACAGCGAGCATGACTTGTCGTTGCTGGATCACCATACTTATGTCCCACAAAAATCTGTTTCATCAATATCATGGGAGCATCATAGTGGTGGAAAG AACATCTTGCAAGGAAGTGCATTTGGAGGCCAACCAAAAGACAATTTCAAGAACTTGTCTTTCTGTATGGGGAAAGGATGTTGGTTGCTTCTTGTTGGAGTGCTACTGAGCTGTAAGATTCCAGGATTTTGTTTGAAGCTCAGGTGGAAACAAAAGAATGAGCCAGCTCCATTGCAACCTGCAACTCAGCAACTACAGCTGCTGTTGCAACagaagcagcagcagcagcaagaCCAGAGCCCTCCCAAAGGTGCTGGGAAGTGGAGAAAGAAACTCTTAACAGTTTTCGTACTTCTGGGGATCCTTACATCCATCTGGTTATTTTGGCATTTAAACCAAAAGATCATTCTGAGGAGAGAACACACACTTGCCAACATGTGTGATGAGAGAGCACGGATGTTGCAAGATCAGTTCAATGTTAGCATGAATCATGTTCATGCCTTGGCAATTCTTGTATCCACTTTTCACCATGGGAAGCATCCATCCGCCATTGATCAG AAAACATTTGGTGAGTATACCGAGAGAACAGCTTTTGAGAGGCCGCTTACCAGTGGTGTTGCTTATGCATTGAAAGTTCTTCACTCAGAGAGGGAGCAGTTTGAGAAGCAGCATGGATGGACAATAAAGAAAATGGAAACTGAGGATCAGACTTTAGTCCAAGATTGCCGGACTGAAAATTTGGACCCTGCACCCATTAAAGATGAATATGCACCAGTGATATTTTCACAAGAAACTGTGTCTCATATTGTCTCTATTGACATGATGTCTGGACAG CAAGACCTTGAGAACATCCTGCGAGCAAGGGCAACCGGAAAGGGTGTATTGACATCACCTTTTAAGCTATTAAAATCCAACCACCTTGGTGTTGTGCTCACATTTGCAGTTTATAACAAGGATTTGCCTCCAGATGCTACACCTGAGCAACGTACTGAAGCGACCGTGGG GTATCTGGGTGCATCTTATGATGTCCCCTCCCTGGTGGAGAAGCTTTTGCACCAACTTGCTAGCAAGCAAACGATTGTTGTCAATGTGTACGACACAACCAATGCATCTGCTCCAATCAGCATGTACGGTGCTGATATAGCCGATACTGGTTTACTGCATGTTAGCAGCCTTGATTTTGGCGACCCATTAAGGAAGCACGAGATGCACTGCAG GTTCAAGCAAAAACCTCCATTACCTTGGATGGCAATCAATGCATCTGTGGGAGTCTTAGTTATTACTTTGCTTGTTGGTCATATCTTCCATGCAGCTATATGTCGAATCGCAAAAGTGGAGAACGACTGCCGAGAGATGATGGAGCTCAAAGCTCGTGCTGAAGCTGCAGATGTAGCTAAATCTCAG TTTCTAGCTACTGTTTCCCATGAGATCCGAACTCCAATGAATGGTGTTTTAG GTATGCTGAAAATGTTGATGGACACTGATCTTGATGCGATCCAAAGGGACTACGCCGAGACTGCTCATGCTAGTGGTAAAGATCTTATATCGCTGATAAATGAAGTTCTTGATCAGGCTAAGATAGAATCAGGCAGGCTTGAACTTGAGGATGTGCCCTTTGATCTACGCAACCTTCTCGATAGCATTCTCTCACTCTCCTCTGACAAATCTAATGATAAAGGAATCGAG TCGGCGGTTTATGTATCTGATCGGGTTCCTGAAGTTGTTGTTGGTGACCCTGGGCGGTTTCGACAAATAATTACTAATCTTGTTGGAAACTCAATTAAG TTCACGCAGGATAAGGGACATATTTTTGTCTCGGTGCATCTGGTAGATGAAATGAAAGGCACATCCGATGTGGGGGACAAGGTGCTACAACAAGGCTTGAACTTAGTTCAGGACATGTCAAGCAAAACCTATAATACATTAAGTGGCTTTCCAGTGGTAGACAGATGGAGAAGCTGGGAGAATTTCAAATTGTTAAATGGAAAAGATGCAAAGGATGACCCTGAAAAGATTAGATTACTTGTAACAGTGGAGGACACAGGCGTCGGGATTCGTTTAGATGCACAAGATCAAATTTTCACTCCTTTTGTGCAAGCTGACAGTTCCACTTCACGACATTATGGTGGGACTGGAATAGGATTGAGCATCAGCAAacatctggtggaactcatgcATGGGGAGATTGGGTTTGTGAGTGAACCTGGCGTTGGCAGTACTTTCTCATTTACTGGAGCTTTTGGAAAAGGCGAAGTAAGTTCTCTTGATTCCAAATGGAAGCAATATGATCCAGTGGTTTCAGAGTTCCAAGGATTGGGAGCACTTATTATTGATAATAGAAGCATCCGCGCTGAGGTCACAAAATACCATCTTCGAAGACTGGGAATATCTGTTGATATAACTTCCAGTTTGGAGTCAGCATGCACCTACGTGTCAAGCATTTTCACCACAAG TGCATTTGCACAATTGGCCATGATTCTTATTGACAAAGATGTTTGGAATCAAGAAACAGTTCTTCAGCTACGATCTTTGCTCGAACAACATAGGCAAAATTGCAAACTAAATGTTTCAACAAACCTTCCGAAGATTTTTCTTTTGGGTACCTCCATGAGCCCTGTGGAGCGCTCCAAGCTTAAGACTTCTGGTTTTGTAGATAATGTGCTGATGAAACCTCTTCGGTTGAGTGTCTTAATTGCCTGTTTCCAAGAAGCCCTTGGAAATGGTACAAAGGGCAAAGTACGTAGAAAGAAAATCTCTACACTCGGGAGCTTACTTAGAGAAAAGCGGATTTTAGTCGTCGATGACAATAAGGTTAACAGAAGAGTGGCAGAAGGTGCTTTAAAGAAATATGGAGCAATTGTCACCTGTGTGGAAAGAGGCCACGATGCACTCAACAAGCTTAAGCCACCCCATACTTTCGATGCCTGCTTCATGGATCTCCAGATGCCAGAAATGGATGG GTTTGAAGCAACTAGGCAGATCCGCAGTGCAGAGAGTGAGGTGAATGAAAAACTTGCTTCTGGAGAAGCATCTATTGCGATGTACGGAAACGTGTCCCACTGGCACATTCCAATATTAGCTATGACAGCTGATGTGATCCAGGCTACATATGAAAAGTGCCTGAAATGTGGGATGGATGACTATGTATCGAAGCCTTTTGAGGAAGAGCAACTTTATTTGGCCGTTGCACAGTTTTTTGAGTCTGGCTGA